One window of Desulfobacca acetoxidans DSM 11109 genomic DNA carries:
- a CDS encoding GGDEF domain-containing response regulator: MEVERRREAIKHVKELLAEPVEILVVDDCPVQAELLRYILENQKYLVSIARNGQEALDKLEERRPTLVISDIAMPEMDGFELCRRIKAVDRFKDLPVIILTSLNDLSHVMQGLKCGTDNFISKPYSAEFLLSRIRHVLMNQGLRKTRPHQMGMEIFFDGQKHFIKSDRVQILDLLISTFEGAVEKNKALEEANRELIKARDLLQRQTEELMALSLRDGLTGLYNRRAFMTLAEHQLKVAERTETSLLLMFIDLDDLKAVNDLYGHAMGDRVLVATANILGTVFRQSDLVARLGGDEFVVLYLCSNADAPEAVVERLQKRLRQYNACPKEHPNNLSLSIGFAWYNPGCPVPLEELLQEADDMMYAQKKAKKQGVGYPSPSDLATPPSGKGMLH; this comes from the coding sequence ATGGAAGTAGAACGGAGGCGGGAAGCCATAAAGCATGTGAAAGAATTGTTGGCAGAACCGGTGGAAATATTGGTGGTGGATGATTGCCCGGTCCAGGCTGAACTCCTCCGATATATCCTTGAAAACCAGAAATACCTGGTCTCCATAGCCAGAAACGGCCAGGAAGCTCTGGATAAACTCGAAGAGCGTCGGCCAACCCTCGTAATCAGTGATATCGCCATGCCCGAAATGGACGGGTTCGAACTCTGCCGGCGAATCAAAGCTGTTGATCGGTTTAAAGATCTGCCGGTAATTATCCTTACGTCTTTAAACGATCTAAGTCATGTTATGCAGGGTTTGAAGTGTGGTACCGATAATTTTATCAGCAAACCCTATAGTGCGGAGTTCCTGTTGTCTCGGATCAGACACGTCCTGATGAATCAAGGTCTAAGGAAGACCCGACCCCATCAGATGGGCATGGAAATCTTTTTCGACGGTCAGAAACATTTTATCAAATCGGATCGGGTGCAGATTTTGGACCTATTAATCTCAACCTTTGAAGGCGCCGTCGAAAAAAACAAGGCACTGGAGGAGGCGAACCGAGAATTGATCAAGGCCAGGGACCTGTTGCAGAGACAGACTGAAGAACTAATGGCTCTCTCACTACGCGACGGACTTACCGGACTTTATAACCGCCGGGCCTTTATGACTTTGGCGGAGCATCAACTCAAGGTAGCCGAGCGCACCGAGACCTCGCTGCTACTCATGTTTATTGACCTGGATGATTTAAAAGCTGTCAATGATCTTTATGGTCACGCCATGGGGGATCGGGTCTTGGTCGCCACCGCCAACATCTTGGGAACGGTATTTCGCCAATCAGACCTGGTCGCCCGCCTCGGGGGAGATGAATTTGTTGTCCTTTATCTCTGCAGTAATGCCGATGCCCCGGAAGCAGTAGTTGAGCGGCTGCAAAAGCGACTGCGGCAATACAATGCCTGTCCCAAAGAGCATCCCAATAATCTTTCCCTCAGTATCGGATTTGCCTGGTATAATCCGGGCTGCCCCGTACCTCTGGAAGAGCTTTTACAGGAAGCCGATGATATGATGTATGCTCAAAAGAAAGCTAAAAAGCAAGGTGTGGGTTATCCATCGCCTTCCGATCTGGCGACGCCTCCCTCAGGGAAGGGAATGTTGCATTAA
- the tkt gene encoding transketolase translates to MIPENSQCLRPASAIDELCINTIRFLAVDAVQQARSGHPGMPMGAAAMAFALWDRFLKFNPLNPQWPDRDRFVLSAGHGCAMLYALLHLYGFELSLTEIKSFRQWGALTPGHPEYGRTPGVEATTGPLGQGIANAVGMAIAEAALAARFNRPEHAIIDHFTYVLAGDGDLMEGVAAEAISLAGHLGLGKLIVLYDDNHISIEGDTTIAFTEDVKGRFAACGWHVLSVQDGNEVREVAAAIAAAQQESGRPSLIAIRSHIGYGSPHKQDTPEAHGEPLGEKEVALTKERLGWPREPTFHVPAEALEHFRPAVARGAAWQAEWERRFQSYEREYPELAAELRRRINRELPTGWDQETPVFSPAQGPVATRSASGKILNALAPKLPELMGGSADLAPSTKTIIAGAGSFQAGCREGRNLHFGVREHGMGAILNGLAYHGGFIPYGATFLIFSDYMIPAIRLAAMGGLKVIYVFTHDSIGLGEDGPTHQAVEQLLSLRAIPNLSVIRPADANETAAAWRIALSRQDGPTALALSRQNLPVLDLQKYPYIQEGVGRGGYILAEPPGGAIPELILVATGSEVHLALEAQGALAAAGVAARVVSLPCGQLFQAQPPTYREQVLPPGKPLVTLETGVSLGWRPYVTTGGPLEVIGIDRFGASAPGNVVMREYGFSVENVCQRALNLLGREGR, encoded by the coding sequence ATGATTCCGGAGAACTCGCAATGCCTCCGTCCGGCTTCGGCCATAGACGAACTTTGCATTAATACCATTCGATTCCTGGCGGTGGATGCCGTGCAGCAGGCGCGTTCAGGACATCCCGGCATGCCGATGGGGGCGGCCGCTATGGCCTTTGCTCTCTGGGACCGCTTTCTCAAGTTCAACCCCCTCAACCCGCAATGGCCCGATCGGGACCGGTTTGTCCTTTCCGCCGGGCACGGCTGTGCTATGCTGTACGCCCTGCTGCACCTCTATGGCTTCGAATTGTCTCTGACGGAAATCAAAAGCTTCCGTCAGTGGGGTGCCCTGACGCCAGGACATCCCGAGTATGGCAGGACCCCGGGGGTGGAAGCTACCACCGGCCCCTTGGGACAAGGGATTGCCAATGCCGTCGGCATGGCCATTGCCGAGGCGGCCCTGGCGGCTCGCTTCAATCGACCCGAACACGCCATCATCGATCATTTTACCTATGTTCTGGCCGGGGACGGAGATCTGATGGAAGGGGTTGCCGCCGAGGCTATCTCTCTGGCCGGTCACCTCGGTCTCGGAAAACTCATCGTTCTCTATGACGATAATCACATCTCCATCGAAGGCGACACCACCATCGCCTTCACTGAGGACGTCAAAGGGCGTTTTGCGGCCTGCGGCTGGCACGTTCTCAGTGTCCAGGACGGCAATGAGGTCCGGGAAGTGGCGGCGGCAATTGCCGCAGCCCAACAGGAAAGCGGCCGCCCCTCTCTCATCGCCATCCGCAGCCACATCGGCTACGGCAGTCCCCACAAACAAGACACGCCCGAGGCCCACGGCGAACCGCTGGGGGAAAAGGAAGTGGCCCTGACCAAAGAACGGCTGGGGTGGCCAAGGGAGCCGACTTTTCATGTTCCGGCAGAGGCCTTGGAGCATTTTCGGCCGGCCGTAGCGCGAGGTGCAGCTTGGCAGGCTGAGTGGGAACGGCGTTTTCAGTCCTATGAACGGGAATATCCGGAGCTGGCGGCAGAGCTTAGGCGCCGGATAAACCGGGAGTTGCCCACGGGTTGGGACCAGGAAACGCCCGTTTTCAGTCCAGCCCAGGGGCCTGTGGCCACCCGGAGCGCCTCGGGCAAAATCCTCAATGCCCTGGCCCCCAAGCTCCCCGAGTTGATGGGCGGCTCGGCCGATCTGGCGCCCAGCACCAAGACCATCATTGCCGGAGCCGGGTCGTTTCAGGCCGGGTGCCGAGAGGGCCGCAATCTGCATTTCGGCGTCCGGGAGCACGGTATGGGGGCCATTTTGAACGGGTTAGCCTACCACGGCGGGTTTATCCCGTATGGCGCTACCTTCCTGATATTTAGCGATTACATGATTCCTGCCATACGCCTGGCGGCCATGGGCGGTCTTAAGGTGATCTATGTGTTCACCCATGACAGCATCGGCCTGGGTGAAGACGGCCCTACCCACCAGGCGGTGGAGCAGCTCTTGAGCCTGCGGGCTATCCCCAATCTTTCCGTTATCCGCCCCGCCGACGCCAATGAAACCGCTGCGGCCTGGCGGATTGCCCTGAGCCGCCAGGATGGACCGACAGCCCTGGCGCTGTCCCGACAGAATCTGCCGGTGCTGGATCTCCAGAAGTACCCGTATATCCAGGAGGGAGTAGGGCGCGGCGGCTATATTCTGGCGGAGCCGCCCGGCGGTGCCATTCCCGAGCTTATCCTGGTCGCCACCGGCTCGGAAGTACACCTGGCCCTTGAGGCTCAGGGGGCTTTGGCTGCCGCCGGAGTGGCAGCGCGCGTGGTGAGTCTGCCATGCGGGCAACTGTTTCAGGCGCAGCCGCCAACCTACCGCGAACAGGTGCTCCCACCCGGCAAACCGCTGGTTACCCTTGAAACCGGGGTTTCTTTAGGCTGGCGGCCCTATGTAACTACGGGCGGGCCGCTCGAGGTCATCGGCATAGATCGCTTTGGCGCCTCCGCCCCCGGCAACGTAGTGATGCGGGAGTATGGTTTTAGCGTCGAAAATGTCTGCCAGCGGGCATTAAATTTATTAGGGCGGGAGGGAAGGTAA
- a CDS encoding pyridoxal-phosphate-dependent aminotransferase family protein translates to MKKHYLLAPGPTPVSPETLLAMATPIIHHRSPQFAEVVAECRVGLKYLFQTKQEVLILASTGTGAMEGAITNTLSPGDTALVVRGGKFGERWGEICAAYGVNFEAIDVEWGRAVQVADVAAKLKANPAIKAVCIQAHETSTGVNHPVKELAELTKSLPGTLLLVDAISALGAFELPMDAWGIDIMVAGSQKAMMLPPGLAFACLSEKAWEFTKTATCNKYYFNFSKELKNIQKNTGAYTSAVSLVMGLRDVLRYFKEATLEKIFAEHQLMSKATKAAVKALGLELFSQEGASDALTAVRAPAGVDGQDVVKLLRDKYGIMIAGGQAEAKGKIFRIAHMGYIGNFDIVMIIAALEVVLNELGYKAPYGAGVKAAEEVLFGGA, encoded by the coding sequence ATGAAGAAACATTATCTCTTAGCGCCCGGGCCCACTCCGGTGTCTCCGGAAACCCTGCTTGCCATGGCCACGCCCATCATTCACCACCGTTCGCCGCAGTTTGCCGAGGTAGTGGCGGAATGCCGGGTGGGTCTGAAGTATTTATTTCAGACAAAACAGGAAGTCTTAATCTTGGCCTCTACCGGTACCGGGGCTATGGAAGGAGCTATTACCAACACCCTTTCTCCGGGTGATACCGCCTTAGTGGTGCGGGGCGGCAAGTTTGGCGAGCGTTGGGGCGAGATCTGCGCCGCCTATGGGGTCAATTTCGAGGCCATCGATGTGGAGTGGGGCAGGGCGGTGCAGGTGGCTGACGTCGCTGCCAAACTGAAGGCCAACCCGGCTATTAAGGCCGTCTGCATTCAGGCCCATGAAACCTCCACCGGCGTTAATCATCCGGTAAAGGAGCTGGCTGAGCTTACCAAGTCCTTGCCTGGCACCCTGCTCCTGGTGGATGCCATCAGTGCTTTAGGAGCTTTTGAGCTGCCGATGGACGCCTGGGGGATAGACATCATGGTGGCCGGGTCGCAGAAGGCTATGATGCTGCCTCCGGGATTGGCCTTTGCCTGTCTGTCCGAAAAGGCCTGGGAATTTACCAAGACCGCCACGTGCAACAAATATTATTTCAATTTCTCCAAGGAACTGAAGAACATCCAGAAAAACACCGGCGCCTATACCTCGGCGGTCTCGTTGGTTATGGGTTTGCGCGATGTCTTACGGTATTTCAAGGAAGCCACTCTCGAGAAGATCTTTGCCGAACATCAACTGATGTCCAAGGCTACCAAAGCTGCCGTCAAGGCTCTGGGGTTGGAACTGTTCAGTCAGGAAGGTGCTTCCGACGCCCTGACCGCGGTCAGGGCGCCGGCCGGCGTCGACGGTCAGGACGTCGTAAAATTGCTGCGGGATAAATATGGCATTATGATTGCCGGCGGGCAGGCCGAAGCCAAGGGCAAGATTTTCCGGATTGCCCATATGGGGTATATCGGCAATTTTGATATCGTCATGATTATTGCCGCCCTGGAAGTGGTATTGAATGAATTAGGGTATAAAGCTCCTTACGGCGCCGGGGTTAAGGCGGCGGAGGAAGTATTGTTCGGGGGAGCCTAA
- the serA gene encoding phosphoglycerate dehydrogenase yields MKVLISDNLHAHGVAIFEQAPNIEVINRPGMPPEEFMEVVQDVDGLVIRSATKVTDKVLEVASRLKVVGRAGTGLDNVNIPEATKRGIVVMNTPGGNTVTTGEHAISMMLALARNIPQAAHSMREGRWEKKRFQGREVYNKTLGIIGLGRIGTVVAGRAQGLKMRILGYDPFVKKEMVTSCGVELVTLDELFARSDFITLHTPKTKDTAHIISREAFRKMKRGVMLINCARGGLIDEEALKEALEEGIVAGAALDVFEQEPPVGSPLLLMGNVVCTPHLGASTEEAQENVAVAIAEQMVDYLLNGTVKNAVNAPSVSGEVLNQLRPYLTLAEALGAFQAQIAEGPIDSVNIEYIGEISKLDTTPLMHSIMKGLLYPVMRDEVNYVNAPAIAKDRGIHLTETKVESAEDFTTLIRLTVRAAQKENILAGTIFGRYEPRLVRINAFRLEAVPEGHMLFIYNTDRPGVIGAIGTTIGNHKINIARMTVGQEKERGQNIILLTTDTSVTPECLADVRALPHVASAHPLEL; encoded by the coding sequence ATGAAAGTTCTGATCAGCGACAACCTTCATGCTCATGGGGTGGCCATCTTCGAGCAGGCTCCCAATATCGAAGTTATCAATCGTCCGGGTATGCCACCGGAAGAGTTCATGGAAGTAGTTCAGGATGTGGACGGCCTGGTCATCCGCAGCGCCACCAAAGTGACCGATAAGGTATTGGAGGTTGCCAGTCGCCTCAAAGTGGTGGGGCGGGCCGGCACCGGTCTGGACAATGTCAATATTCCCGAAGCCACCAAACGGGGTATCGTGGTCATGAACACCCCCGGCGGCAACACCGTTACCACCGGTGAACATGCCATCTCCATGATGCTGGCCCTGGCGCGCAATATCCCCCAGGCCGCCCATTCCATGCGGGAGGGGCGTTGGGAAAAGAAGCGGTTTCAGGGTCGGGAGGTGTATAATAAAACTCTCGGCATTATCGGTTTGGGCCGGATCGGCACGGTGGTGGCTGGCCGGGCGCAGGGACTGAAGATGCGCATCCTGGGGTATGATCCTTTCGTCAAGAAAGAGATGGTGACCTCGTGCGGGGTAGAGTTGGTTACTCTGGATGAGCTTTTTGCCCGGTCTGATTTTATCACCCTGCACACCCCGAAAACCAAGGACACCGCCCACATTATCAGCCGGGAGGCCTTCCGCAAGATGAAACGGGGGGTGATGCTTATCAACTGCGCCCGAGGTGGGCTGATTGATGAGGAAGCCCTCAAAGAGGCCCTCGAGGAAGGCATCGTCGCCGGGGCGGCGTTGGACGTCTTCGAACAGGAACCGCCGGTGGGTTCACCGCTGCTGTTGATGGGCAACGTTGTCTGTACCCCGCATCTGGGCGCCTCCACCGAAGAGGCTCAGGAAAACGTGGCGGTGGCCATTGCCGAGCAGATGGTGGATTATCTGCTCAACGGTACGGTCAAAAATGCGGTCAATGCCCCTTCGGTGAGCGGAGAGGTATTGAATCAACTCCGGCCCTACCTAACGTTGGCGGAGGCGTTAGGCGCCTTTCAGGCCCAGATCGCCGAGGGCCCGATCGACAGCGTCAATATCGAGTACATCGGTGAAATATCGAAGCTGGACACCACCCCGCTCATGCACTCCATCATGAAGGGGTTGCTCTATCCGGTGATGCGGGACGAAGTGAATTACGTCAATGCTCCTGCCATCGCCAAAGATCGGGGAATCCATCTGACCGAAACCAAAGTGGAGTCGGCGGAGGATTTTACCACCCTGATACGTCTGACCGTACGGGCTGCTCAGAAGGAAAACATTTTGGCAGGCACCATTTTCGGCCGCTACGAACCCCGGTTAGTCCGCATTAATGCCTTCCGCTTAGAAGCCGTGCCCGAAGGCCACATGCTGTTTATTTACAATACCGACAGGCCGGGGGTCATCGGCGCCATCGGTACCACCATCGGCAACCACAAGATCAATATCGCCCGGATGACCGTGGGTCAGGAAAAAGAGCGGGGGCAGAACATTATCCTGCTGACTACCGACACGTCGGTTACTCCCGAATGTCTGGCTGATGTGCGGGCCCTGCCGCACGTGGCCTCGGCTCATCCACTTGAACTGTAA
- a CDS encoding DUF1844 domain-containing protein: MTDTEEKGFTVKDRRFFQQSEEEKERLREESRQREEARATYEAEAAKPADAAKSQTGTPLPEINFASFIMSLGTSVFIHLGDAPHPETGKSDKDMSLAKQTIDLLGLLREKTRNNLTSEEENLFDNLLYDLRMRYVREVTKSGGA, from the coding sequence ATGACCGATACCGAGGAAAAAGGCTTTACCGTCAAGGACCGCCGTTTTTTCCAGCAGTCGGAAGAAGAAAAAGAGCGTTTGCGGGAGGAATCCCGCCAGCGGGAGGAGGCGCGCGCCACGTACGAAGCCGAGGCTGCCAAGCCCGCGGATGCTGCCAAATCTCAAACCGGGACGCCCCTGCCGGAGATCAATTTCGCCTCGTTTATCATGTCTCTGGGAACGTCGGTGTTTATCCACCTGGGTGACGCGCCCCATCCCGAAACCGGCAAGAGCGATAAGGATATGTCCCTGGCCAAGCAGACCATCGATCTTTTAGGTCTTTTGAGGGAAAAAACCAGAAATAATCTAACTTCCGAAGAAGAAAACCTCTTTGACAATCTCTTGTACGATCTGCGGATGCGGTACGTGAGGGAAGTGACCAAATCCGGCGGGGCCTGA
- a CDS encoding 4-(cytidine 5'-diphospho)-2-C-methyl-D-erythritol kinase — protein sequence MRHLTLHCPAKVNLYLKVIGRRSDGYHDLITLMQPVTLTDELAISHAAAGIGLECDHPDLPVDERNLAVRAAMAFQAAVSRRFGVRIRLKKNIPLAAGLGGGSSDAAGVLKGLNAISGKPLTASQLHQLARRLGADVPFFLLDGPAWGRGIGDVLTPVVLPTYCYVLVNPGYQISTAWAYSRLQPPFVAPAEARWDCWPEQPPAAWLHNDLEAVAMASYPDLLALKQALWQEGAEGVLMSGSGPTVFGIFADQAAASEAAERLRTATGFWTAAALGLSPTSSSLFLKDLG from the coding sequence ATGCGGCATCTGACACTGCACTGCCCGGCCAAGGTCAATCTCTATCTCAAAGTCATCGGCCGGAGATCGGATGGTTATCATGATCTGATCACCCTGATGCAGCCCGTCACCTTAACAGATGAGCTGGCCATCAGCCATGCTGCAGCAGGGATTGGGTTAGAGTGCGACCATCCCGATTTACCTGTGGATGAAAGGAACCTGGCCGTGCGGGCGGCGATGGCTTTTCAAGCAGCCGTCTCGCGCCGATTCGGGGTTCGGATCCGGTTAAAAAAAAACATTCCTCTTGCTGCCGGGCTGGGAGGTGGCAGCAGCGATGCCGCCGGTGTCTTAAAGGGGTTGAATGCCATCAGCGGCAAACCTTTGACTGCTAGTCAGCTCCATCAACTGGCCCGCCGCCTGGGAGCGGACGTACCTTTTTTTTTACTGGACGGACCGGCTTGGGGGCGCGGTATCGGCGATGTCTTGACTCCGGTTGTCCTGCCCACCTATTGCTATGTTTTGGTGAATCCCGGCTATCAGATATCGACCGCCTGGGCGTATTCCCGGCTGCAACCGCCGTTTGTGGCGCCGGCGGAGGCCCGGTGGGATTGCTGGCCCGAGCAGCCTCCCGCTGCTTGGTTACACAACGATTTAGAGGCAGTTGCCATGGCAAGCTACCCTGATCTGCTTGCCCTGAAGCAGGCCTTGTGGCAGGAGGGGGCGGAAGGGGTATTGATGTCCGGCAGCGGTCCCACGGTTTTTGGCATCTTTGCTGATCAGGCGGCGGCTTCTGAGGCTGCCGAACGTCTGCGGACCGCCACCGGTTTTTGGACTGCTGCGGCGCTGGGGCTCTCTCCCACCTCATCGTCTCTCTTTTTAAAGGACTTGGGCTGA
- a CDS encoding ribose-phosphate diphosphokinase — MMNEISIFAGNANRPLAGKICSYLNLPLGEALVGRFSDGEIIVEIKENVRGKDVFVVQPTCTPINENLMELLIMVDALKRASAGCITAVTPYYAYARQDRKTAPRMPISAKLVADLFTVAGTQRLLTMDLHTGQIQGFFNIPVDHLFAMPVLLEYIKNNFAPDLAIVSPDTGGVERARAFARRLKSSLAIIDKRREGPAISAMTLIGNVWGKETVIIDDMVNTGGTLHMAAEILVRHGARSVHACVTHPVLARDSISTIKNSLLRSLIVTDTIPLSAEAEACEKIQVLSVAPLLGEAIRRIHAQDSVSSLFI, encoded by the coding sequence CTGATGAACGAGATCAGTATTTTTGCGGGCAATGCCAACCGCCCTTTAGCGGGGAAAATCTGCAGCTATCTGAATCTGCCTCTGGGGGAAGCCCTCGTGGGTCGTTTTTCTGATGGAGAAATTATCGTCGAAATCAAGGAAAATGTCCGAGGTAAAGATGTTTTCGTCGTCCAGCCCACCTGTACGCCGATTAATGAGAATCTGATGGAGCTGCTGATCATGGTGGATGCCCTGAAGCGGGCCTCGGCCGGCTGCATTACGGCGGTGACGCCGTATTACGCCTATGCCCGCCAGGATCGGAAGACGGCGCCCCGGATGCCGATCTCGGCCAAGTTGGTGGCCGATCTCTTTACCGTGGCCGGGACCCAGAGGCTTCTCACTATGGACCTCCATACCGGTCAGATCCAAGGATTTTTCAATATTCCGGTGGATCATCTGTTCGCGATGCCGGTGTTATTGGAATATATCAAGAATAATTTTGCTCCCGATCTGGCTATTGTCTCGCCCGACACCGGCGGGGTCGAGCGTGCCCGCGCCTTTGCCCGACGTCTGAAAAGCAGCCTGGCGATTATCGACAAACGCCGGGAAGGACCCGCCATTTCCGCTATGACGCTTATCGGCAATGTCTGGGGCAAAGAAACCGTCATTATTGATGATATGGTCAATACGGGGGGAACGTTGCATATGGCGGCGGAAATCCTGGTGCGGCACGGCGCCCGCTCTGTCCACGCCTGCGTCACGCATCCCGTGCTGGCGCGAGATTCCATCTCCACGATCAAAAACTCCCTTCTGCGCAGCCTCATTGTTACCGATACCATACCCCTATCAGCCGAAGCCGAGGCCTGCGAAAAGATCCAAGTCCTTTCCGTGGCCCCGCTCCTGGGAGAAGCCATCAGGCGGATTCACGCCCAAGATTCAGTAAGCTCTTTATTTATTTAG
- the pth gene encoding aminoacyl-tRNA hydrolase, producing the protein MQLFIGLGNPGFRYKRTRHNVGFQIIDVLSQRWGISLNRHTCSAQWGRGGWAGQEVVLAQPETYMNLSGRAVFRLLAFFQLSAADLLIIHDDLDLPLGRLKFVLRGGAGGHRGVASIINTIHTTEFLRLKVGIGRPQYGETVENYVLSPCYPAEIDTYASMIDRTADALEAVLKVGLNQAMSLFHGWMPPAENRSATSS; encoded by the coding sequence TTGCAACTCTTCATTGGATTAGGAAATCCGGGATTTCGATATAAAAGAACCCGCCACAACGTCGGTTTTCAAATAATTGACGTCCTCAGCCAGAGATGGGGTATATCTCTCAACCGTCATACTTGTTCAGCCCAATGGGGTCGGGGGGGCTGGGCCGGCCAGGAGGTCGTTTTGGCTCAGCCGGAAACTTATATGAACCTCAGCGGCCGGGCCGTCTTTCGCTTGTTGGCTTTTTTTCAGTTGAGCGCCGCGGACTTGCTGATTATCCATGATGATCTGGATCTGCCACTCGGCAGGCTCAAGTTTGTCCTCAGGGGAGGCGCTGGCGGTCACCGGGGGGTTGCCTCGATTATCAACACCATCCATACCACCGAATTTTTACGCCTCAAAGTCGGCATAGGCCGTCCGCAATACGGTGAAACGGTGGAAAACTATGTGCTCAGTCCCTGTTATCCGGCCGAAATTGATACCTATGCCAGTATGATAGATCGAACGGCTGACGCTCTCGAAGCAGTCTTAAAAGTCGGCCTCAACCAGGCTATGAGTCTTTTCCATGGTTGGATGCCGCCGGCCGAAAACCGCTCGGCGACTAGCTCGTAG
- a CDS encoding potassium transporter Kup, giving the protein MSLASASGAEQTFQSASEPAADFPSGHNSPKARLDKKKNLLLALGAMGVVYGDIGTSPLYTVKECFHGKHAMAISPDNILGVMSLIFWSLTMVVTVKYVMFILRADNHGEGGIYALAALFLGKGKQSVSPGTVNRLVLLAIFGAALLCGEGLITPVISVLSAMEGLNVATKAAEPFVLPLSCGVLFGLFLVQSQGTERIGKIFGPIMIFWFISLGLLGIMQVFRTPGILAALDPRYAVNFFLVNRLHGAIVLGAVVLCITGCEALYADMGHFGRGPIRLSWIALVFPALLLNYFGQTALLLENPLAAVHPFYELVPKVLLYPMVGLATTATVIASQAMISGVFSLMQQAIQIGYAPRLRIVHTSGETKGQIYMPWVNSVMMIGCLGLALAFKESSNLAAAYGIAVTGTMCISTVIYYYITRFNWGWPLWQSLPLAALFLCFDFSFFSANLLKFLDGGWFAVSVAVLLFTVMVTWRDGRAALRKRFEEAQVPFDVLMYDITTYRLVRTPGTAFFLALSPTGTPIVLLHLLKHTEALPERVFILSILSTDIPYVLPEQRLEITDKGHGFYRIVASYGFMETPNVPEIIDLANERGLDIDIFATSFYLGRESLLTTGFSKMARWRKGLFAFLSRNAWNVSTFFGIPPGRVVELGSQVEI; this is encoded by the coding sequence ATGAGTTTGGCTTCCGCTTCAGGAGCGGAGCAGACGTTTCAATCCGCATCAGAACCAGCCGCCGATTTCCCCTCCGGCCATAACAGCCCTAAAGCTCGCTTAGATAAAAAGAAAAATCTGCTTCTGGCGCTGGGGGCTATGGGAGTGGTATATGGCGATATCGGCACCAGTCCGCTCTACACCGTCAAGGAATGCTTCCACGGCAAGCACGCCATGGCCATCTCCCCGGATAACATTCTAGGGGTTATGTCCCTAATTTTCTGGTCGCTGACGATGGTAGTGACCGTAAAATATGTCATGTTCATTTTGAGGGCCGACAACCATGGTGAGGGCGGGATTTATGCCCTGGCCGCCCTGTTTCTCGGAAAAGGAAAGCAGAGTGTGTCGCCCGGTACGGTAAACCGGCTAGTGCTCCTGGCAATTTTTGGCGCCGCCCTGTTGTGCGGTGAAGGCCTGATTACGCCGGTCATCTCGGTACTCTCTGCCATGGAGGGCCTAAACGTAGCTACCAAGGCGGCCGAACCTTTTGTCCTGCCACTTTCTTGTGGGGTCTTGTTCGGCCTGTTTCTAGTACAGAGCCAGGGGACGGAGCGGATCGGCAAGATCTTCGGTCCCATAATGATCTTCTGGTTCATTTCTCTGGGCCTCTTGGGAATCATGCAGGTTTTTCGGACGCCGGGGATTTTGGCGGCCCTGGATCCACGTTACGCCGTAAACTTCTTTCTGGTCAATCGCCTGCATGGCGCCATAGTACTAGGTGCCGTCGTGCTCTGTATTACTGGATGTGAGGCGCTGTATGCCGACATGGGTCATTTCGGGCGCGGTCCTATCCGCCTTTCCTGGATCGCCTTAGTGTTTCCAGCCCTCCTGCTCAATTATTTCGGCCAAACTGCCCTCCTGCTGGAAAATCCCCTTGCCGCCGTTCATCCCTTTTATGAACTGGTGCCTAAAGTGCTTTTGTATCCTATGGTTGGGCTAGCCACCACTGCCACCGTGATTGCCTCCCAGGCCATGATCTCCGGCGTCTTTTCGCTGATGCAGCAAGCCATTCAGATCGGCTACGCCCCCCGGTTACGCATTGTCCACACCTCGGGAGAAACCAAGGGGCAGATTTACATGCCTTGGGTCAACTCGGTGATGATGATCGGCTGCCTCGGTTTGGCCCTGGCTTTTAAGGAATCCAGCAACTTAGCTGCCGCTTACGGTATTGCCGTGACCGGTACCATGTGTATCAGCACCGTTATTTATTATTACATCACCCGCTTTAACTGGGGTTGGCCGCTCTGGCAGTCCTTGCCGTTGGCTGCCCTCTTCCTATGCTTCGATTTCTCCTTTTTTAGTGCCAATCTGCTCAAGTTCCTGGATGGTGGTTGGTTTGCGGTAAGCGTTGCGGTTTTGCTCTTTACGGTCATGGTCACCTGGCGGGACGGGCGAGCCGCCCTCCGAAAACGTTTTGAAGAGGCCCAGGTCCCTTTTGATGTCTTAATGTACGATATTACTACCTATAGGTTGGTGCGTACCCCCGGCACCGCTTTTTTTCTGGCCTTATCGCCAACCGGAACTCCCATTGTCTTGCTCCACCTTTTGAAGCATACCGAAGCCCTGCCTGAAAGAGTTTTTATTCTCTCAATCCTTTCTACTGATATTCCCTACGTCTTGCCGGAACAAAGACTGGAAATAACCGACAAGGGTCATGGTTTCTATCGCATTGTAGCTTCCTACGGCTTTATGGAAACCCCCAACGTTCCTGAAATCATTGACTTGGCGAACGAGCGGGGTCTGGATATTGACATCTTCGCCACATCCTTCTATTTAGGCAGGGAATCATTGCTTACCACCGGCTTCAGCAAGATGGCCCGCTGGCGCAAGGGCCTGTTCGCTTTCTTGTCCCGCAACGCCTGGAACGTCTCCACCTTTTTCGGCATTCCTCCCGGTCGGGTCGTAGAATTGGGCAGCCAGGTGGAAATTTAG